One window from the genome of Thermococcus siculi encodes:
- a CDS encoding V-type ATP synthase subunit C produces the protein MEPEAVSGILNTTLAVVFAWVGYKTAKIIYKYTPYSYPNARIKAMEAKLLTEQRFNELAESRTLQNFVVSLEDTDYRDYLAGISTYDVESIERALEKALAGTYGLMFKILPKRVNPFFKLMLEEWDVRNIASVVKAKLAGEPAIDYVMEIGTMLPKVKAMAEAKTMEEILVILEGTPYEEPYQRLLLGELDVRAFETELYRMHYGKLLNYALSKKEDERVILEEFVRLRIDKLNILTVLRAKAAGMSAEEISPMLVPGGSVKLDPLLHVDDLSMALAELDSTKYGPVIREVREEVEGDLSVLEKALERHILERLNELNRFYPLSVAAPLSYILQKEREVRKLRAIVKLISDGLPPERIKELAGDAA, from the coding sequence ATGGAACCAGAAGCGGTGAGCGGAATACTCAACACGACACTCGCGGTGGTGTTCGCCTGGGTTGGCTATAAGACGGCCAAGATAATCTACAAGTACACCCCGTACTCCTATCCCAACGCCAGGATAAAGGCCATGGAGGCCAAGCTCCTCACCGAGCAGAGGTTCAACGAGCTTGCCGAGAGCAGGACACTTCAGAACTTCGTGGTTAGCCTGGAGGACACCGACTACAGGGACTACCTTGCGGGGATTTCCACCTACGACGTCGAGTCGATAGAGAGGGCCCTCGAGAAGGCCCTCGCCGGAACCTACGGACTCATGTTCAAGATACTCCCGAAGAGGGTCAACCCGTTCTTCAAGCTCATGCTCGAGGAGTGGGACGTCAGGAACATAGCGAGCGTCGTCAAGGCCAAGCTCGCCGGAGAGCCGGCCATCGACTACGTTATGGAGATAGGAACCATGCTCCCCAAGGTCAAGGCCATGGCAGAGGCCAAGACCATGGAGGAGATACTGGTCATACTCGAGGGAACCCCCTACGAGGAACCCTACCAGAGGCTCCTCCTGGGTGAGCTTGACGTCAGGGCCTTCGAGACCGAACTCTACAGGATGCACTACGGGAAGCTACTCAACTACGCCCTCTCGAAGAAGGAGGACGAGAGGGTTATCTTAGAAGAGTTCGTCAGGCTCAGGATAGACAAGCTGAACATACTCACCGTCCTCCGCGCCAAAGCGGCCGGAATGTCGGCCGAGGAGATAAGCCCCATGCTCGTCCCCGGTGGAAGCGTCAAGCTCGACCCGCTCCTTCACGTGGACGATCTGAGCATGGCCTTGGCTGAGCTTGACTCCACCAAGTACGGCCCGGTCATCAGGGAGGTCAGGGAGGAGGTCGAGGGTGACCTGAGCGTCCTCGAAAAAGCCCTCGAGAGGCACATACTCGAGAGGCTGAACGAACTCAACAGGTTCTACCCGCTCAGCGTCGCCGCGCCGCTCAGCTACATACTCCAGAAGGAGAGGGAAGTCAGGAAGCTCCGCGCGATAGTCAAGCTCATCAGCGACGGCCTTCCGCCGGAGAGGATAAAGGAGCTCGCGGGTGATGCCGCATGA
- a CDS encoding V-type ATP synthase subunit F, which yields MKIAVLGDRDTALGFKLAGAHEVYSFDDTPLDMERLRNKLKELIERGDVGIILLTERFAQRIEIPEVTLPIILQVPDKSGSRLGEEAIKEIVRRAIGVELKR from the coding sequence ATGAAGATAGCCGTTCTCGGCGACAGGGACACGGCGCTGGGCTTCAAACTTGCCGGCGCCCACGAGGTTTACTCGTTTGATGACACGCCCCTCGACATGGAGAGGCTCAGGAACAAGCTGAAGGAGCTTATAGAGAGGGGCGACGTGGGAATAATACTCCTAACGGAGAGGTTCGCCCAGAGGATTGAGATTCCAGAGGTTACCCTTCCGATCATCCTTCAGGTGCCGGACAAGTCCGGCTCCAGGCTGGGAGAAGAGGCGATTAAGGAGATTGTTAGGAGGGCAATTGGTGTTGAGCTGAAGAGGTGA
- a CDS encoding ATP synthase subunit A, whose translation MGRIIRVTGPLVVADGMRGSKMYEVVRVGEMGLIGEIIRLEGDKAVIQVYEETAGIRPGEPVEGTGASLSVELGPGLLTAMYDGIQRPLNVLRDLSGDFIARGLTAPALPRDKKWHFTPKVKVGDKVTGGDILGVVPETSIIEHRILVPPWVEGEIVEIAEEGDYTIEEVIAKVKKPDGSIEELKMYHRWPVRVKRPYKNKLPPEVPLITGQRTIDTFFSQAKGGTAAIPGPFGSGKTVTQHQLAKWSDAQVVVYIGCGERGNEMTDVLEEFPKLKDPKTGKPLMERTVLIANTSNMPVAAREASIYTGITIAEYFRDMGYDVALMADSTSRWAEALREISGRLEEMPGEEGYPAYLASKIAEFYERAGRVITLGSDERIGSVSVIGAVSPPGGDFSEPVVQNTLRVVKVFWALDADLARRRHFPAINWLRSYSLYVDAIQGWWHSNVDPEWRKMRDQAMALLQKEAELQEIVRIVGPDALPDREKAILIVTRMIREDYLQQDAFDEVDTYCPPKKQVTMMRVILNFYERTMEAVDRGVPVDEIAKLPVREKIGRMKYEPEIEKVAALIDETNEQFEELFKKYGA comes from the coding sequence ATGGGAAGGATAATTCGTGTTACGGGTCCGCTCGTCGTTGCCGACGGCATGAGGGGCTCGAAGATGTACGAGGTCGTTCGCGTCGGCGAAATGGGTCTCATAGGAGAAATCATCCGCCTTGAGGGAGACAAGGCTGTCATCCAGGTCTACGAGGAGACCGCAGGTATAAGACCGGGCGAGCCGGTCGAGGGAACCGGCGCCTCGCTCAGCGTCGAGCTTGGTCCGGGACTCCTCACGGCAATGTACGACGGTATTCAGAGGCCGCTCAACGTTCTCCGCGATTTGAGCGGCGACTTCATAGCGAGAGGTCTCACCGCCCCGGCCCTTCCGAGGGACAAGAAGTGGCACTTCACCCCAAAGGTGAAGGTCGGCGACAAAGTTACCGGCGGAGACATCCTTGGTGTCGTTCCCGAGACCAGCATCATCGAGCACAGAATCCTCGTCCCGCCTTGGGTCGAGGGCGAGATAGTTGAGATCGCTGAAGAAGGGGATTACACTATCGAGGAAGTCATAGCCAAGGTGAAGAAGCCGGACGGGAGCATAGAGGAGCTGAAGATGTACCACCGCTGGCCGGTCCGTGTCAAGAGGCCCTACAAGAACAAGCTCCCGCCGGAGGTCCCGCTCATCACCGGACAGAGAACCATCGACACCTTCTTCAGCCAGGCCAAGGGTGGAACCGCGGCAATTCCCGGCCCGTTCGGTTCCGGTAAGACCGTCACCCAGCACCAGCTCGCTAAGTGGAGCGACGCGCAGGTTGTCGTTTACATCGGCTGCGGTGAGCGCGGTAACGAGATGACCGACGTTCTTGAAGAGTTCCCGAAGCTCAAGGATCCGAAGACCGGAAAACCCCTCATGGAGAGGACAGTTTTGATAGCCAACACTTCAAACATGCCAGTCGCCGCCCGTGAGGCTTCAATCTACACCGGAATCACCATCGCCGAGTACTTTAGGGACATGGGCTACGACGTCGCCCTGATGGCTGACTCGACCAGCAGGTGGGCAGAGGCCCTCCGTGAGATATCCGGCCGTCTCGAGGAGATGCCCGGTGAGGAGGGTTACCCGGCCTACCTAGCGAGCAAGATAGCGGAGTTCTACGAGCGTGCCGGTCGTGTCATAACCCTCGGAAGCGACGAGAGGATAGGTAGCGTCTCGGTCATAGGTGCCGTTTCACCGCCCGGTGGTGACTTCAGCGAGCCGGTCGTCCAGAACACCCTCCGTGTCGTCAAGGTCTTCTGGGCACTGGATGCAGACCTCGCAAGGAGGAGGCACTTCCCGGCCATCAACTGGCTGAGGAGCTACTCCCTCTACGTCGACGCCATCCAGGGCTGGTGGCACAGCAACGTTGATCCGGAATGGAGAAAGATGCGCGACCAGGCCATGGCCCTCCTCCAGAAGGAAGCTGAACTCCAGGAAATCGTCCGTATCGTCGGTCCCGACGCCCTTCCGGACAGGGAGAAGGCGATACTCATCGTCACCAGGATGATACGTGAGGACTACCTCCAGCAGGACGCCTTTGACGAGGTCGACACCTACTGCCCGCCGAAGAAGCAGGTTACGATGATGCGCGTTATCCTAAACTTCTACGAGAGGACCATGGAGGCCGTTGACAGGGGAGTTCCAGTCGACGAGATAGCGAAGCTCCCGGTCAGGGAGAAGATAGGCCGTATGAAGTACGAGCCGGAGATTGAGAAGGTCGCGGCACTCATCGATGAAACCAACGAGCAGTTTGAGGAGCTATTTAAGAAGTACGGGGCGTGA
- a CDS encoding ATP synthase subunit B yields MPGMEYSTVSKIYGPLMIVQGVKGVAYGEVVEIETERGEKRKGQVLEAREDMAIVQVFEGTRDLDVKTTRVRFTGETLKVPVSMDMLGRIFNGIGKPIDGGPEIIPEDRRDVHGAPLNPVARAYPRDFIQTGVSAIDGMNTLIRGQKLPIFSGSGLPHNMLAAQIARQAKVLGEEEQFAVVFAAMGITYEEANFFKKSFEETGAIERAVLFLNLADDPAIERIITPRMALTVAEYLAFDYDMQVLVILTDMTNYAEALREISAAREEVPGRRGYPGYMYTDLATIYERAGRVRGRKGSITQVPILTMPDDDITHPIPDLTGYITEGQIVLSRELHRKGIYPPIDVLPSLSRLMKDGIGKGMTREDHPQLSQQLYAAYAEGRSLRDLVAVVGEEALSETDRKYLKFAERFEKEFVAQRYDEDRSIEETLDLGWELLAELPESELKRVRKEYILKYHPKYRKRA; encoded by the coding sequence ATGCCGGGAATGGAGTACTCAACCGTTAGCAAGATTTACGGCCCGCTCATGATCGTCCAGGGCGTCAAGGGCGTCGCCTACGGTGAGGTCGTTGAGATAGAGACGGAGAGGGGAGAGAAGAGGAAGGGTCAGGTCCTTGAGGCAAGGGAGGACATGGCCATCGTGCAGGTCTTCGAGGGTACTAGGGACCTCGACGTCAAGACCACGAGGGTTCGCTTCACCGGTGAGACCCTCAAGGTTCCGGTCTCAATGGACATGCTCGGGAGGATATTCAACGGTATCGGCAAGCCCATCGATGGTGGCCCGGAGATAATACCCGAGGACAGGAGAGACGTCCACGGTGCGCCGCTCAACCCCGTCGCCCGTGCCTACCCGAGGGACTTCATCCAGACCGGTGTCTCGGCCATAGACGGAATGAACACCCTCATCCGCGGCCAGAAGCTCCCGATATTCAGCGGTTCCGGCCTTCCGCACAACATGCTCGCTGCCCAGATAGCCAGGCAGGCGAAGGTCCTCGGCGAGGAGGAGCAGTTCGCGGTCGTCTTCGCCGCTATGGGTATCACCTACGAGGAGGCCAACTTCTTCAAGAAGAGCTTCGAGGAGACCGGTGCCATAGAGAGGGCGGTCCTGTTCCTCAACTTAGCGGACGACCCGGCCATCGAGCGTATCATCACCCCGCGTATGGCCCTCACCGTTGCGGAATACCTCGCCTTCGACTACGACATGCAGGTCCTCGTCATCCTCACGGACATGACCAACTACGCAGAGGCCCTCCGTGAGATTTCCGCGGCTAGGGAAGAGGTTCCAGGAAGGCGCGGTTATCCGGGTTACATGTACACCGACCTGGCTACCATCTACGAGCGCGCCGGTCGTGTCAGGGGCAGGAAGGGTTCGATAACCCAGGTGCCCATCCTGACGATGCCCGACGACGATATCACCCACCCGATTCCAGATTTGACCGGTTACATCACCGAAGGACAGATAGTCCTCAGCAGGGAGCTTCACAGGAAGGGTATCTATCCGCCCATCGACGTTCTCCCAAGCTTGAGCCGTCTGATGAAGGACGGTATCGGTAAGGGAATGACCAGAGAAGACCACCCGCAGCTCAGCCAGCAGCTCTATGCAGCGTACGCCGAAGGAAGGTCGCTCAGGGACCTCGTTGCGGTCGTCGGTGAGGAGGCCCTGAGCGAGACCGACAGGAAGTACCTCAAGTTCGCGGAGCGCTTTGAGAAGGAGTTCGTCGCCCAGAGGTACGATGAGGACAGGAGTATCGAGGAGACCCTCGACCTCGGCTGGGAGCTTCTCGCTGAGCTTCCGGAGAGCGAGCTGAAGCGTGTCAGGAAGGAATACATCCTCAAGTACCACCCGAAGTACAGGAAGAGGGCTTAA
- a CDS encoding V-type ATP synthase subunit D, with translation MAELLNVKPTRMELLNLKRRIKLAKKGHKLLKDKQDALIMEFFTIYDEALSLREELGLKMAEAFSALQEAEIDVGTLRLREISLSVKPNREVEVRKRNVMGVPVPLIEAESFKRSAGERGYAFVSSSAKVDLAAEKFEEVLDLAVRLAEVEETLKRLAREIEVTKRRVNALEYIIIPRMEATVKFIKQRLDEMERENFFRLKRVKALIEARAQAEGS, from the coding sequence ATGGCAGAGCTGCTCAACGTGAAGCCCACCAGGATGGAGCTCCTGAACCTCAAGAGGCGCATCAAGCTGGCCAAGAAGGGCCACAAGCTCCTCAAGGACAAGCAGGACGCCCTCATAATGGAGTTCTTCACAATCTACGACGAGGCCCTCAGCCTCCGTGAGGAACTCGGCCTCAAAATGGCCGAGGCCTTCAGTGCCCTCCAGGAGGCGGAGATAGACGTCGGAACCCTCCGCCTCAGGGAGATCAGCCTCTCGGTCAAGCCGAACAGAGAGGTGGAGGTCAGGAAGAGGAACGTCATGGGCGTTCCCGTTCCGCTCATAGAGGCCGAGTCCTTCAAGAGGAGCGCCGGGGAGCGCGGCTACGCCTTCGTCTCCAGTTCGGCTAAGGTCGACCTCGCGGCCGAGAAGTTCGAGGAAGTCCTCGATCTGGCGGTTCGCCTGGCCGAGGTGGAGGAGACCCTCAAGAGACTCGCGAGGGAGATAGAGGTCACCAAGAGGCGCGTCAACGCCCTGGAGTACATCATAATCCCGCGCATGGAGGCGACTGTGAAGTTCATAAAGCAGCGCCTCGACGAGATGGAGCGCGAGAACTTCTTCAGGCTCAAGAGGGTCAAGGCCCTCATCGAGGCCAGGGCGCAGGCCGAAGGCTCCTGA
- a CDS encoding alanyl-tRNA editing protein: MTEKLFYRNAYLWEAGATVRSVEKRDNFVRILLDRTIFYPEGGGQPSDRGIIAGEGFKIFVDKVHGKDEIWHEGKLEGRLPEPGEPVRLVLDAEWRYENMRQHTGQHILSAVFKDIYDANTTGFQIFETYNKIEIDYPGELSWDMILKVERRANEVVWSDLPVQVEVYDELPDELRKKLRKELSEKVKPPIRIVSIPGVDVIPCGGTHVRSTREVGLIKVINFYRKSRKLWRIEFVCGNRALGYLEELLSDYWSTLDEMPNKNRPLVERVRELKGEIDALEEQKDSLRKELWEWKARALLSEAEDINGVRVIAHLEKAPLKDAQAFVVYLVDKNPGTVALVVGENYVIFARNRDVEGVSMNELLKEVLSKTGGGGGGSDVLARGGGFKVPPEEVLNVAMEALECRIKGKDAP; the protein is encoded by the coding sequence ATGACCGAGAAGCTGTTCTACAGGAACGCCTACCTGTGGGAGGCGGGAGCAACCGTTAGAAGCGTTGAAAAGAGAGACAATTTCGTCAGAATTCTCCTCGACAGGACGATATTCTATCCGGAAGGTGGCGGTCAGCCATCTGACAGGGGAATAATAGCCGGTGAGGGCTTCAAAATATTCGTGGACAAAGTTCACGGCAAGGACGAGATATGGCACGAGGGAAAACTGGAGGGCAGGCTCCCCGAACCGGGTGAACCGGTCAGGCTTGTTCTCGATGCTGAATGGCGCTACGAGAACATGCGCCAGCACACGGGTCAGCACATCCTCTCGGCGGTTTTCAAGGACATCTACGACGCCAACACGACGGGCTTCCAGATATTCGAGACGTACAACAAGATCGAGATAGACTACCCCGGTGAGCTGAGCTGGGACATGATACTCAAGGTCGAAAGGAGGGCCAACGAGGTCGTTTGGAGCGACCTTCCGGTTCAGGTGGAGGTTTACGACGAACTCCCGGACGAGCTGAGGAAAAAGCTCAGGAAGGAGCTTTCGGAGAAGGTGAAACCGCCGATAAGGATAGTTTCCATCCCCGGAGTTGACGTCATCCCCTGCGGGGGGACGCACGTTAGGAGCACCAGGGAAGTGGGCCTCATAAAGGTCATCAACTTCTACAGGAAGAGCCGGAAGCTCTGGCGCATAGAGTTCGTCTGCGGCAACAGGGCGCTTGGATACCTCGAGGAACTCCTAAGCGACTATTGGTCGACCCTCGACGAGATGCCCAATAAGAACCGTCCGCTCGTCGAGCGCGTGAGGGAGCTGAAGGGTGAGATCGATGCCCTTGAGGAGCAGAAGGATTCACTCAGGAAAGAACTCTGGGAGTGGAAGGCTAGAGCTTTACTGAGCGAGGCGGAAGACATCAACGGCGTGAGGGTAATCGCCCACCTGGAGAAGGCCCCTCTGAAGGATGCCCAGGCCTTCGTGGTGTACCTCGTCGACAAGAACCCGGGCACGGTCGCCCTGGTCGTCGGAGAGAACTACGTCATATTCGCCAGGAACAGGGACGTTGAGGGCGTTTCGATGAACGAGCTGCTCAAAGAGGTTCTATCGAAGACCGGTGGCGGTGGTGGCGGCAGCGATGTTCTAGCCAGGGGCGGAGGTTTCAAGGTGCCCCCAGAAGAAGTTCTCAACGTGGCGATGGAGGCTTTAGAATGTAGAATTAAGGGGAAGGATGCCCCCTGA
- a CDS encoding ATP-binding protein — MLRCSLCIHDERTAKIDIINGKPLCRECQVYLKHPIDREAIRREVEELMKGVDRAIVAYSGGKDSVVALYLAKEAYKVPELEAVMVDHGLMAEEAIENARRIAEHLGVPFKILRYDYSDIFREALKKAQSPCRACSKRTMEKLRKYALRNGYRYIITGHELPFGHHPYRKMSGGATQIRLLAMMTERERLEILERLPFQFPELPGYTTNCLVLGPALERYWEVHGHSFEHRRIAALVRYGLMDREKAEREVAKPVVPEEQRRTVLERLGLQELLKGE, encoded by the coding sequence ATGCTCAGGTGTTCGCTCTGCATACACGACGAGAGGACTGCAAAGATAGACATAATAAACGGAAAACCCCTCTGCAGGGAGTGCCAGGTCTACTTGAAGCACCCGATTGATAGGGAAGCCATCAGGAGAGAAGTTGAAGAGCTGATGAAGGGCGTGGATAGGGCCATAGTGGCCTATTCCGGCGGGAAGGACAGCGTTGTCGCGCTGTACCTCGCGAAGGAGGCCTATAAGGTTCCGGAGCTTGAAGCCGTCATGGTCGACCACGGCCTCATGGCGGAGGAGGCCATCGAGAACGCGAGGAGGATAGCGGAGCACCTTGGGGTTCCCTTTAAGATTCTGCGGTACGACTACTCCGACATATTCCGCGAGGCCCTGAAGAAGGCCCAGAGTCCCTGCAGGGCATGCTCAAAGAGAACGATGGAGAAGCTCAGGAAGTACGCCCTCAGAAACGGCTACCGGTACATAATTACCGGCCACGAACTCCCCTTCGGCCACCACCCCTACAGAAAGATGAGCGGAGGGGCAACCCAGATAAGGCTCCTGGCCATGATGACGGAGCGCGAGAGGCTGGAGATACTGGAGAGGCTCCCCTTCCAGTTCCCGGAGCTTCCGGGATACACCACCAACTGCCTTGTCCTCGGCCCGGCACTGGAACGATACTGGGAGGTTCATGGGCACAGCTTCGAGCACAGGAGGATAGCCGCGCTGGTGCGCTACGGACTTATGGATCGGGAGAAAGCCGAGAGGGAAGTGGCCAAACCTGTGGTTCCGGAGGAGCAGAGGAGGACGGTTTTGGAGAGACTTGGATTGCAGGAACTCCTTAAAGGGGAGTGA
- a CDS encoding radical SAM protein: MKRMSWEEFARSMGVEPQILENKEAKLLKEFVMDLKFPTHCQGCQGLDLSNPNPVHHPSYELTPACNHDCIFCYSNVAVKLGKAPKPGYYGWDDPYAITVSQYGEPLISPRIVEVNRMLRERFPNARLDLQTNGSLLTEELWEKLDFDLVMISLDAASREKHLAITNADTFDAVVNALRIVGKDDSVRSAVRTIFMPGINDDDIPKIAELAASLGIDEMMLQPLTIHELNVERLKKAGLDFERAESVREYLKAAMEAKKYIDVRISGCQLAVYRTMDPLTLFSARRVARDVAPAMKRDRKG, encoded by the coding sequence ATGAAGAGGATGAGCTGGGAGGAGTTCGCGAGGAGCATGGGGGTCGAGCCTCAGATACTCGAAAACAAAGAGGCGAAGCTGTTGAAGGAGTTTGTGATGGATTTAAAGTTCCCGACACATTGCCAGGGCTGTCAGGGCCTGGATCTGAGCAATCCGAACCCTGTCCATCATCCGAGCTACGAGTTAACCCCCGCGTGCAATCACGACTGCATATTCTGCTATTCGAACGTCGCGGTGAAGCTCGGAAAGGCGCCGAAACCCGGCTACTACGGCTGGGACGACCCCTACGCGATAACCGTTTCCCAGTACGGGGAGCCTCTGATAAGTCCCAGGATAGTTGAGGTTAACAGAATGCTCCGCGAGAGGTTTCCCAACGCGAGGCTCGATTTGCAGACAAACGGCTCCCTCCTGACCGAGGAGCTATGGGAGAAGCTCGACTTCGACCTGGTTATGATAAGCCTGGACGCCGCCTCGCGCGAGAAGCACCTGGCGATAACCAACGCCGATACGTTTGATGCAGTTGTCAACGCCCTCAGAATCGTCGGAAAAGATGATAGCGTCCGCTCCGCCGTCAGGACGATATTCATGCCGGGGATAAACGACGATGACATACCGAAGATAGCTGAGCTGGCCGCTTCGCTTGGGATAGACGAGATGATGCTCCAGCCCCTAACAATACACGAGCTGAACGTCGAGAGGCTCAAAAAGGCCGGCCTCGACTTCGAGAGGGCGGAGAGCGTGAGGGAGTATCTGAAGGCGGCGATGGAGGCTAAGAAGTACATCGACGTCAGAATAAGCGGCTGCCAGCTTGCAGTTTACAGGACGATGGACCCGCTAACGCTGTTCAGCGCGAGGCGCGTCGCGAGGGACGTCGCTCCGGCGATGAAGCGTGACAGAAAAGGATAG
- a CDS encoding dihydroorotate dehydrogenase electron transfer subunit yields MLERVTIREVWDVAKDVKAFRFNKKLDFRAGQFVMAWLPGVGEKPFSLAWEDLIVVKRVGPFTSKLFELEGGDYIWIRGPYGRGFKPVGGKVALVGGGIGIPPLYAFARQNKGKFEHVTLIYGARSKEDLALMDVENFVDEVVITTDDGSVGKKAFPTDVLAGRKDEFERVYACGPEPMLKAVLRTMDYQNVQISAERYMKCGIGVCGSCNLGKYLVCRDGPVFDGFQLRGLL; encoded by the coding sequence ATGCTGGAAAGGGTGACCATTAGGGAAGTCTGGGACGTCGCGAAGGATGTTAAGGCCTTCAGGTTTAACAAGAAGCTCGATTTCAGGGCCGGACAGTTCGTAATGGCCTGGTTGCCGGGCGTTGGGGAGAAGCCCTTCAGCTTGGCCTGGGAAGACCTCATAGTAGTCAAGCGCGTTGGCCCGTTCACGTCGAAGCTCTTCGAGCTTGAGGGGGGGGATTACATCTGGATTCGCGGTCCCTACGGGAGGGGCTTCAAGCCTGTGGGGGGAAAGGTGGCCCTCGTTGGTGGGGGCATAGGGATTCCACCACTCTACGCATTCGCGAGGCAGAATAAAGGGAAATTCGAGCACGTCACGCTGATATACGGCGCCCGCTCAAAGGAAGATCTCGCGCTGATGGACGTGGAGAATTTCGTTGACGAGGTCGTAATAACCACCGACGATGGTTCCGTAGGCAAAAAGGCCTTCCCAACCGACGTCCTGGCCGGGAGAAAGGACGAGTTTGAGAGGGTTTACGCTTGTGGCCCGGAGCCAATGTTAAAGGCTGTTCTTCGGACGATGGATTATCAGAACGTCCAGATCTCAGCGGAGCGCTACATGAAGTGCGGCATAGGGGTCTGCGGTTCCTGCAACCTTGGAAAGTACCTGGTCTGCAGGGACGGACCGGTCTTCGACGGCTTTCAGCTGAGGGGCCTACTCTGA
- a CDS encoding dihydroorotase: MYDLVLKGRFLTGKKLMEGSIGISDGKISRISIGELKGEEEIKIGSGKVILPGLIDVHVHLRDFEQGKKETVESGTKAALHGGITTVFDMPNTKPPITDSNTFKLREVLFRRRAYADYALSFLLSGNCEEAMKVRADFYKAFMGASTGGIFSEDFERDYQCAPRVLSVHAEDPEVIEKDPSRPPEAEVRAIKGVLSAAKLLRKPLNICHVSTGEGIKAILGEGLPWVSFEVTPHHLFLTRKDYERNPLLKVYPPLRGESDRRKLWENFSKIPIIASDHAPHTLEDKEAGAAGIPGLETEVALLLDAVNRGLMSLHDVVEKMHTNPIRVFNIRNKGMEVGKDADFTIIDLKEEWVVKPEEFYTKAKWSPWEGRKLRGRVVMTVLHGKVVMEDDEIVGKPQGVRVHAGKGDH; this comes from the coding sequence ATGTACGACCTCGTTCTAAAAGGACGGTTTCTGACGGGTAAGAAACTGATGGAAGGAAGCATAGGGATTTCTGACGGCAAAATCTCCCGAATATCTATCGGCGAATTAAAGGGAGAAGAAGAGATTAAAATTGGGAGTGGGAAGGTCATCCTCCCGGGTCTAATCGATGTCCACGTGCACCTCCGGGACTTTGAGCAGGGAAAGAAGGAAACCGTTGAGAGCGGAACCAAGGCGGCGCTGCACGGGGGGATAACGACGGTTTTTGATATGCCAAACACAAAGCCTCCGATAACCGATTCAAACACTTTTAAACTCAGAGAGGTGCTCTTCAGGAGGAGGGCATACGCCGACTACGCCCTCAGTTTCCTGCTCTCGGGCAACTGCGAAGAGGCCATGAAAGTCCGGGCGGACTTCTACAAGGCATTCATGGGGGCCTCGACCGGGGGCATCTTCTCGGAGGATTTCGAGAGGGACTACCAGTGCGCGCCCCGTGTTCTAAGCGTCCACGCGGAAGACCCGGAGGTAATAGAGAAGGACCCATCCCGGCCACCGGAAGCCGAGGTGAGGGCAATAAAGGGCGTATTGAGCGCTGCAAAATTGCTTAGAAAACCCCTCAACATCTGCCACGTCTCAACGGGTGAGGGAATTAAAGCGATCCTGGGGGAGGGCCTGCCCTGGGTGAGCTTCGAGGTTACGCCCCACCATCTCTTCCTGACGAGGAAGGACTACGAAAGAAATCCGTTGCTCAAAGTGTACCCACCCCTGAGGGGCGAGAGCGACAGGAGAAAGCTCTGGGAGAACTTCTCAAAAATCCCCATCATAGCGAGCGACCACGCGCCTCACACGCTGGAGGACAAGGAAGCTGGAGCCGCAGGAATTCCGGGACTGGAGACTGAAGTTGCCCTGCTACTCGACGCCGTGAACCGGGGGCTTATGAGCCTCCACGACGTCGTGGAGAAGATGCACACGAACCCGATAAGGGTATTCAACATAAGGAACAAGGGCATGGAGGTCGGTAAGGACGCCGACTTCACGATAATCGACCTTAAGGAGGAGTGGGTGGTGAAGCCCGAGGAGTTCTACACGAAGGCCAAATGGAGCCCCTGGGAGGGGCGGAAGCTGAGGGGAAGGGTCGTCATGACCGTTCTACACGGGAAAGTCGTTATGGAGGACGATGAAATAGTAGGAAAGCCGCAGGGGGTTCGCGTTCATGCTGGAAAGGGTGACCATTAG